GCTGCGGCCGGTGCCGGCCGTGCTGCGGGCCACGGCGTCCATCGTCCAGCCCCCGAAGAGGTCTGCGTAGGCCACGACGGTGAGCGGGAGGTCCCAGCGCGCCGCCTGCCGCCTCACGGCCGCCAGCGCCGCGTCCCGGTAGCCGCCGATGCCCTCGTCCACTGCAACCAGGCGCAGCGAGACGCCCAGGCGCGGCGTGAGCTCGCGCAGCACATGCGCCAGCACCGTGGAGTCCTTGCCGCCGGAGGCGCCCACGGCCACCACGGCGCCGGGCGGCAGCAGGCGGCCCGCCAGCACCGTGTGCAGCACCTCGGCCTCGAAGGCGGTGCAGAAGCAGGCCCCGCACAGCGCTTGGCCGGAGCGCGGGCGGCGNGTGGCTCCCACGAGGCGCGCCCCTTCCTCCAGTGCGCGGCGCCGCAGCACCCCACAGAAGGTGCAGCAGGCGCGGCTGCGGCCGGTGCCGGCCGT
This genomic window from Ailuropoda melanoleuca isolate Jingjing unplaced genomic scaffold, ASM200744v2 unplaced-scaffold25359, whole genome shotgun sequence contains:
- the CTU1 gene encoding cytoplasmic tRNA 2-thiolation protein 1, with amino-acid sequence MDAVARSTAGTGRSRACCTFCGVLRRRALEEGARLVGATRRPRSGQALCGACFCTAFEAEVLHTVLAGRLLPPGAVVAVGASGGKDSTVLAHVLRELTPRLGVSLRLVAVDEGIGGYRDAALAAVRRQAARWDLPLTVVAYADLFGGWTMDAVARSTAGTGRSRACCTFCGVLRRRALEEGARLVGATHIVTGHNADDMAETVLMNFLRGDAGRLARGGGLGSRGEGGA